In Miscanthus floridulus cultivar M001 chromosome 8, ASM1932011v1, whole genome shotgun sequence, the sequence AAGCAGCCTCTTATTGCTAACTGCATGCGAGCTGACGACGAACGGCACCATATGCATGCCACTGGAATTCACTCTTCTGCCGTATCGTATGCATGCATGAGCAGGGGGCGCGTGCGGGTACGGCAACCTGTTCGCGCAGGGGTACGGCACGCGGACGACGGCGCTGAGCACGGCGCTCTTCTCCGGCGGCGCCTCCTGCGGGCAGTGCTACAAGCTGGTGTGCGACCGCAAGACGGACGCGACGTGGTGCAAGCCCGGCGTGTCCGTCACCGTCACGGCCACCAACTTCTGCCCGCCCAACTGGAAGCTGCCCGACGGCGGGTGGTGCAACGCGGTGCGGCCCCACTTCGACATGGCGCAGCCCGCGTGGGAGAAGATCGGCGTCTTCAGAGGCGGCATCATCCCCGTCATCTACAAAAGGCACGTAATTAACCACATGGGGATCGATCGATGCAGGAACTACTTCAACCCGATCTGCAGATGATTAAACACATTTGCCTGCTGCATGCAGAGTCTCTTGCGTGAAGAAGGGTGGGGTGCGTTTCACCGTTAATGGCCACGACTACTTCAACCTGGTGCTGCTCACCAACGTCGCGGGGCCGGGATCCATCAGGGCCATGGACGTCAAGGGCTCGCAGCCCCGGGCGGAGGACTGGATGCACATGGAGCGCAACTGGGGCGCCAACTGGCACTCCCTCGCCTACCTCACCGGCCAGGGGCTGTCCTTCAGGGTCACCGTCACCGACGGCCAGACCATCGTCTTCACCGACGTCGTGCCGCCCAAGTGGAGGTTCGGTCAGTCCTTCGCCAGCACCCTGCAGTT encodes:
- the LOC136471684 gene encoding expansin-A13-like — translated: MSGAPYARAAHALALAMVAAAAAVEAQTEWLRAHATFYGGADASGTMGGACGYGNLFAQGYGTRTTALSTALFSGGASCGQCYKLVCDRKTDATWCKPGVSVTVTATNFCPPNWKLPDGGWCNAVRPHFDMAQPAWEKIGVFRGGIIPVIYKRVSCVKKGGVRFTVNGHDYFNLVLLTNVAGPGSIRAMDVKGSQPRAEDWMHMERNWGANWHSLAYLTGQGLSFRVTVTDGQTIVFTDVVPPKWRFGQSFASTLQFKL